The Pantoea phytobeneficialis genome has a segment encoding these proteins:
- the mgtA gene encoding magnesium-translocating P-type ATPase yields MTDMKLNNEKSVLNLARPPRQKTPRYLIEEEAAYTANETLARMHSDAEGLSHNEAEARLAVFGYNQVAHDKAPPALVQLVQAFNNPFIYVLMVLALVSFVTDFWLPARRGEETDLTGVIIIVTMVTLSGLLRFWQEFRTNKAAQALKSMVRTTATVQRRESAQQPARKQEVDITTLVPGDIIWLSAGDLVPADVRLLDSRDLFISQAILTGESLPVEKYDVTGNVASKSSSESQQGASLLELGSVCLMGTNVSSGTAKAVVVATGEETYFGSLAKSIVGNRTQTAFDRGVNSVSWLLIRFMLVMVPVVLLINGLTKGDWLDATLFALAVAVGLTPEMLPMIVSSNLAKGAIAMSRRKVIVKRLNAIQNLGAMDILCTDKTGTLTQDNIILEHHLDCAGVENSRVLMLSWLNSHYQSSTPNLMDRAILRYGETRVSHAVADYYSKVDELPFDFVRRRVSVVVGDRRLGQQLLICKGAVEEMLSISVAEREGKLIQPLNETRRAELLALAHQYNQQGFRVLLVASRVLPDPGLQHALSVADEQGLTVEGLLTFLDPPKESAAKAITALQENGVSVKVLTGDNPVVTARICQQVGIDCGTIVTGDDIAAINDEQLATVAARSAVFAKLTPLQKSRILRALQQQDHTVGFLGDGINDAPALRDADVGISVDSAADIAKESSDIILLEKDLMVLEAGVMKGRETFGNIIKYLNMTASSNFGNVFSVLVASAFIPFLPMLAIHLLIQNLMYDVSQLALPWDKMDREFLRKPRKWDARNIKRFMLWIGPTSSIFDITTFAVMWYVFAANSPAMQSLFQSGWFVEGLLSQTLVVHMLRTQKIPFIQSRAALPVLLTTACVMVAGILLPFSPLGAMVGLVPLPWAYFPWLVATLLGYCLVAQGMKTLYIKRFGQWF; encoded by the coding sequence ATGACTGACATGAAACTCAATAATGAAAAAAGTGTGCTGAATCTGGCACGTCCACCACGCCAGAAAACTCCTCGCTATCTGATTGAAGAAGAAGCGGCTTACACCGCCAACGAAACCCTCGCGCGCATGCACAGCGATGCCGAGGGGCTGAGCCACAACGAAGCCGAAGCGCGCCTCGCGGTATTTGGCTACAACCAGGTGGCTCATGACAAAGCGCCACCGGCGTTGGTGCAACTGGTCCAGGCATTCAACAACCCGTTTATCTATGTCCTGATGGTACTGGCGTTGGTGAGTTTCGTTACCGATTTCTGGCTGCCCGCGCGTCGTGGGGAGGAGACTGACCTTACCGGTGTCATCATCATTGTAACGATGGTAACGCTCAGCGGTTTGCTGCGCTTCTGGCAGGAGTTTCGCACCAATAAAGCCGCCCAGGCATTGAAATCGATGGTTCGCACCACTGCCACGGTGCAGCGTCGTGAATCGGCACAGCAACCCGCCCGCAAACAGGAAGTGGATATCACCACGCTGGTGCCAGGGGACATTATCTGGCTGTCTGCCGGTGATCTGGTCCCGGCTGATGTGCGCCTGCTGGATTCACGCGATCTGTTTATCAGCCAGGCGATTCTGACTGGCGAATCGCTGCCGGTAGAAAAATATGATGTCACCGGCAATGTGGCGAGTAAAAGCAGCAGCGAAAGCCAGCAGGGCGCATCTTTGCTGGAGTTAGGTAGCGTCTGCCTGATGGGCACCAATGTCTCCAGCGGCACCGCCAAAGCGGTGGTGGTGGCAACCGGTGAAGAAACCTATTTTGGCAGCCTGGCGAAATCCATTGTTGGCAACCGGACGCAAACTGCCTTTGACCGGGGGGTGAATAGCGTCAGTTGGTTATTGATTCGCTTTATGCTGGTGATGGTGCCGGTGGTGCTGCTGATCAATGGCCTGACCAAAGGCGACTGGCTGGATGCCACCCTGTTCGCGCTGGCGGTGGCGGTGGGTCTGACGCCGGAAATGTTGCCGATGATTGTCAGCTCCAATCTGGCGAAAGGGGCCATCGCCATGTCGCGCCGCAAAGTGATTGTGAAGCGTCTGAACGCGATTCAGAACCTCGGGGCGATGGACATCCTGTGTACTGACAAAACCGGCACACTGACCCAGGACAACATCATTCTGGAGCATCATCTGGATTGCGCTGGTGTCGAGAACTCACGCGTTCTGATGCTGAGCTGGCTGAACAGCCACTATCAGAGCAGCACGCCCAACCTGATGGATCGCGCGATTCTGCGCTACGGTGAAACCCGCGTCAGCCATGCGGTGGCCGATTATTACAGCAAAGTGGATGAGTTGCCGTTTGATTTTGTCCGTCGCCGTGTCTCGGTGGTGGTGGGCGATCGTCGTCTCGGCCAGCAACTGTTGATCTGTAAAGGCGCGGTGGAAGAGATGTTGAGCATTTCCGTCGCTGAACGTGAAGGCAAACTGATCCAGCCACTTAATGAAACCCGCCGTGCGGAGCTACTGGCGCTGGCTCATCAGTACAACCAACAAGGATTCCGGGTCTTGCTGGTAGCCAGTCGTGTGCTGCCTGATCCGGGCTTACAACATGCGTTGAGCGTGGCAGATGAGCAGGGGTTGACGGTGGAAGGGTTGTTGACGTTCCTCGATCCGCCTAAAGAGAGCGCTGCGAAAGCCATCACCGCGCTTCAGGAGAATGGTGTCAGCGTGAAAGTGTTGACCGGGGATAATCCGGTGGTCACGGCGCGTATTTGCCAGCAGGTGGGCATCGACTGCGGCACCATTGTCACCGGCGATGATATCGCGGCAATAAACGATGAGCAGCTGGCAACAGTTGCTGCACGTAGCGCGGTGTTTGCCAAACTGACGCCGTTACAAAAATCGCGCATTTTGCGAGCCTTGCAGCAGCAGGATCATACCGTAGGCTTTCTGGGCGATGGTATCAATGATGCTCCGGCACTGCGCGATGCCGACGTTGGCATCTCGGTGGACAGTGCGGCAGATATCGCCAAGGAGTCTTCTGACATTATCCTGCTGGAAAAAGATTTGATGGTGTTGGAAGCGGGGGTGATGAAAGGACGTGAAACCTTCGGCAACATCATTAAGTACCTCAACATGACCGCCAGCTCTAACTTTGGCAACGTGTTCTCGGTACTGGTGGCGAGTGCGTTCATTCCATTCCTGCCAATGCTGGCGATTCATTTGTTGATTCAGAACCTGATGTATGACGTCTCGCAGCTGGCACTACCGTGGGACAAAATGGACCGCGAGTTTCTGCGTAAACCGCGTAAATGGGATGCGCGCAACATCAAACGTTTTATGTTGTGGATTGGGCCGACATCTTCGATCTTCGATATCACCACCTTTGCGGTGATGTGGTATGTGTTTGCCGCTAATTCTCCGGCCATGCAGTCGTTGTTCCAGTCCGGTTGGTTTGTCGAGGGATTGCTGTCGCAGACGCTGGTGGTACATATGCTGCGTACGCAAAAGATCCCGTTTATTCAGAGCCGCGCAGCGTTACCGGTGCTGCTGACGACGGCCTGTGTGATGGTAGCGGGGATATTGCTGCCGTTCTCACCGCTTGGTGCCATGGTGGGACTGGTCCCGTTGCCGTGGGCTTACTTCCCGTGGCTGGTCGCCACCTTGCTGGGTTACTGCCTGGTTGCCCAGGGAATGAAAACCCTCTACATCAAACGTTTTGGTCAGTGGTTCTAA
- a CDS encoding DUF1471 domain-containing protein: MKNILVKMMMAGALVAVSASSLAATEVIMPGTQQVVGHISASGARNLDELVAALGQKADLAGASAFHITSANGKNTFSGTAELLK; this comes from the coding sequence ATGAAAAATATCCTTGTGAAAATGATGATGGCGGGCGCGCTGGTTGCAGTCAGTGCTTCTTCTCTGGCGGCGACGGAAGTGATAATGCCTGGTACGCAACAGGTGGTTGGGCATATCAGCGCCAGCGGTGCCCGTAATCTGGATGAATTGGTGGCTGCACTGGGGCAGAAAGCTGACCTTGCCGGTGCGTCGGCATTTCATATCACTTCTGCCAATGGTAAGAACACCTTTTCAGGCACTGCCGAGCTATTGAAATAA
- a CDS encoding TetR/AcrR family transcriptional regulator, with product MRDSILHHAAMIIRLEGLHACTHRAVAEQCAISPGTVTYHFKNLDELHAAVIERAVESFTQQTHAWFAAMEENSVAQQLTQFLFWTLDERERLICEYALFVAAVSRPRLRQAAAAWIASHQHILQQHFALTAQQAEAVVAFTDAWLLRSIIQEGKKPNAALVQRFFTSILQS from the coding sequence ATGCGTGATTCGATCTTGCATCATGCGGCGATGATTATCCGCCTGGAGGGACTGCATGCCTGTACTCACCGTGCGGTGGCTGAACAGTGCGCGATTTCACCAGGCACCGTCACCTATCATTTTAAAAACCTGGATGAACTGCATGCGGCGGTAATTGAACGGGCGGTGGAGAGCTTTACGCAGCAGACGCACGCGTGGTTTGCTGCAATGGAAGAAAACTCTGTCGCGCAGCAACTAACCCAATTTCTTTTCTGGACTCTGGATGAACGCGAAAGGCTAATTTGTGAATACGCGTTATTTGTGGCGGCAGTATCGCGTCCACGTCTGCGTCAGGCTGCTGCCGCATGGATTGCCAGCCACCAGCACATTTTACAGCAACATTTTGCACTGACTGCGCAGCAAGCCGAGGCGGTAGTCGCCTTTACCGACGCCTGGCTGTTACGTTCCATCATTCAGGAAGGGAAAAAACCGAATGCGGCGCTGGTGCAGCGTTTTTTCACCAGCATCCTGCAAAGTTAA
- a CDS encoding epoxyqueuosine reductase QueH, with amino-acid sequence MSDTFTRQPLPLPNGHNKVLLHSCCAPCSGEVMEAMLASGIDYTIFFYNPNIHPLKEYELRKEENIRFAEQFGVPFVDADYDKDNWFERARGMEWEPERGVRCTMCFDMRFERTALYAYEHDFPVITSSLGISRWKNMQQINDCGVRAAARYPDMLYWEFNWRKGGGSARMIEISKRERFYQQEYCGCIYSLRDTNRHRVASGRERIEIGVQYYQPDE; translated from the coding sequence ATGTCAGACACCTTCACTCGCCAACCTCTTCCCCTGCCAAATGGTCACAACAAAGTGCTGCTGCACTCCTGCTGCGCGCCATGTTCAGGTGAAGTGATGGAAGCGATGCTGGCCTCCGGTATCGACTACACCATCTTTTTCTACAATCCGAACATTCATCCGCTGAAAGAGTACGAACTGCGCAAAGAGGAGAATATCCGCTTCGCCGAACAGTTTGGCGTACCTTTTGTTGATGCAGATTATGACAAAGACAACTGGTTTGAACGCGCGCGCGGTATGGAGTGGGAACCGGAGCGTGGGGTGCGTTGTACCATGTGTTTTGATATGCGTTTCGAACGCACAGCGCTGTATGCTTATGAACATGATTTCCCGGTGATTACCAGTTCCCTCGGCATCTCTCGCTGGAAAAACATGCAGCAAATCAACGATTGTGGCGTACGAGCCGCAGCGCGCTATCCCGACATGTTGTATTGGGAATTTAACTGGCGCAAAGGTGGTGGCTCGGCACGTATGATTGAAATCAGCAAGCGCGAACGTTTTTATCAGCAGGAATACTGCGGCTGTATCTATTCGCTACGCGATACCAATCGCCATCGCGTGGCCAGTGGCCGTGAACGCATTGAAATAGGCGTACAGTATTACCAGCCAGATGAATAA
- a CDS encoding lysylphosphatidylglycerol synthase transmembrane domain-containing protein, with amino-acid sequence MNKFFTRLQGALHERRIIRAIVWFVTIGVMLYLAAVFWSGWQSTVEAFSALGLQTLVISAVLSSSSYLWRFGRWEYSLHCLDNVVPRFTHLGIYMSGLALTATPGKSGETFRSALLVPHGVKVTHSLATFLVDRGSDVLGMILLGMLAAMTAGQSLAWVWLLAFAAILLGSCVFAYALSHPMVSTGWNRLGRAVTWLPIKGGQATLEAWAQVWKPTRVSAFSVVAMVAYGTQALVFAWFCQILGTGISSADCVLIFVQATLFGAASMIPAGLGVMEAALVFQLVAHGVSDGTAMSLAISIRLVTLWFGMSLGALSLLLLSGRDLSSKQGPTRTR; translated from the coding sequence ATGAACAAGTTCTTTACTCGACTCCAGGGTGCGCTGCATGAGCGGCGCATCATTCGCGCCATTGTCTGGTTTGTCACTATTGGAGTAATGCTTTATCTGGCGGCTGTTTTCTGGTCCGGGTGGCAGTCGACGGTAGAAGCATTCTCTGCGCTAGGACTTCAGACGTTGGTGATCAGTGCCGTTCTGTCGAGTAGTTCTTATTTATGGCGCTTCGGACGGTGGGAGTATTCTCTTCATTGTCTCGATAATGTCGTCCCCAGATTTACCCATCTCGGCATTTATATGTCCGGGCTTGCCTTGACGGCCACACCAGGGAAATCCGGCGAAACTTTTCGTTCTGCTTTGTTGGTCCCGCACGGCGTGAAGGTTACGCACAGCCTCGCCACGTTCCTTGTTGACCGAGGGTCAGATGTATTGGGGATGATTTTGCTGGGTATGCTGGCCGCCATGACGGCAGGGCAGTCGCTGGCTTGGGTATGGCTGTTGGCGTTCGCTGCTATTCTGCTGGGGAGTTGCGTCTTTGCATACGCCCTTTCACACCCTATGGTCAGTACCGGCTGGAACCGACTGGGTCGTGCAGTGACATGGTTGCCAATCAAAGGTGGGCAAGCGACGCTTGAAGCCTGGGCTCAAGTGTGGAAACCCACCAGAGTTTCGGCTTTCTCGGTTGTCGCGATGGTAGCTTATGGCACGCAGGCTCTGGTCTTTGCCTGGTTCTGCCAGATCCTGGGAACGGGCATTTCAAGCGCTGACTGCGTGTTAATCTTTGTGCAGGCAACGTTGTTCGGCGCAGCAAGTATGATACCAGCCGGACTTGGCGTCATGGAGGCCGCACTGGTTTTTCAGTTGGTGGCGCATGGTGTCAGCGATGGTACGGCGATGTCTCTTGCCATCTCAATTCGTCTGGTAACGCTATGGTTTGGGATGTCATTGGGTGCGCTCTCTTTGTTGCTGTTGTCGGGTCGGGACCTGAGCTCAAAACAAGGCCCCACCAGAACACGATGA
- a CDS encoding GtrA family protein — translation MISPQFLRFLVAGGIAAAANFGSRFVFSMFVGYGFAVFFAYLVGMLVAFLLMRGHVFNASQGPLAPQVYKFVAVNVLAVIQTLAISLLLARWLLPSVGIVDHAEAIGHLAGVLVPVVTSYFGHKLLTFR, via the coding sequence ATGATCTCGCCACAATTCCTGCGATTTCTAGTCGCTGGAGGAATCGCTGCCGCAGCTAACTTTGGTTCACGATTCGTCTTTAGTATGTTTGTCGGCTACGGCTTCGCGGTTTTTTTTGCTTACCTGGTCGGTATGCTGGTGGCTTTTCTGCTGATGCGCGGGCATGTTTTTAATGCAAGTCAGGGCCCGCTCGCACCACAGGTATACAAGTTTGTGGCAGTGAACGTTTTGGCCGTTATTCAGACATTGGCGATCAGTCTGCTTCTGGCTCGCTGGTTGTTGCCATCGGTTGGCATCGTGGATCATGCCGAAGCGATAGGCCATTTGGCCGGTGTGCTGGTACCGGTGGTGACCAGCTACTTTGGCCATAAGCTTTTAACCTTTCGATGA
- a CDS encoding NAD(P)/FAD-dependent oxidoreductase translates to MGQRIAVLGAGPMGLAVAYQLALDGHQPVLFEADDRVGGMTATFDFSGLDIERYYHFHCISDHAFLQVLEELGIADQMKWTETKMGYWYQGRLQPWGNPVALLKFRGLSLMAKFRYGLHAFLSTKRDDWRPLDHVEASGWIKRWVGAEAWEVLWRRLFDYKFYDYAQGLSAAWIWSRIRRIGRSRYSLFREKLGYLEGGSATLLTALKSAIEANGGEIRLKSPIEKVVINNGKVAGVQVAGQLESFDKVISTIPLPYVSKLMPDLPSDLLAKFSATKNIAVVCVIAKLRKAVTENFWLNTNDPEMDIPGLVEYTNLRPLDQHVVYVPFYVPGEHPLYAESDEAFLTKVRNYLKKINPSLTDDDFIDMRASRYRYAQPICDPGYLEKLPPVALPVQGLWVADTSYYYPEDRGISESIGFGRQMAKMATPENKESPQP, encoded by the coding sequence ATGGGACAACGCATTGCGGTGTTGGGCGCGGGTCCAATGGGTTTAGCAGTAGCCTACCAGTTAGCGCTTGATGGTCATCAACCCGTGCTTTTTGAAGCAGACGATCGTGTGGGTGGCATGACCGCGACATTTGATTTTAGTGGTCTGGATATTGAACGCTACTACCACTTTCATTGCATCTCTGATCATGCCTTTTTGCAGGTACTTGAAGAATTAGGCATTGCCGATCAGATGAAGTGGACGGAAACCAAGATGGGCTACTGGTATCAGGGACGTTTGCAGCCCTGGGGTAACCCGGTTGCCCTGCTCAAATTCCGTGGTTTAAGCCTGATGGCTAAATTCCGCTATGGCTTACATGCTTTCCTGTCGACCAAACGCGACGACTGGCGTCCACTGGATCATGTGGAGGCAAGTGGCTGGATCAAGCGCTGGGTGGGTGCAGAGGCCTGGGAAGTTTTGTGGCGCCGACTTTTTGACTACAAGTTCTACGACTATGCCCAAGGTTTGTCAGCAGCCTGGATTTGGAGCCGTATCCGTCGTATTGGCCGTTCCCGTTACAGTTTGTTCCGTGAGAAACTGGGTTACCTTGAAGGGGGTTCAGCCACGCTGTTAACCGCACTGAAAAGTGCCATCGAGGCCAATGGTGGCGAAATAAGACTGAAGTCACCTATCGAGAAGGTAGTCATCAACAATGGCAAGGTGGCTGGCGTGCAAGTAGCTGGTCAGCTTGAATCCTTCGATAAGGTGATCAGCACCATTCCGCTGCCTTATGTCTCTAAACTTATGCCAGATTTACCCTCAGATCTGTTGGCTAAATTCAGTGCCACCAAGAACATCGCGGTGGTCTGCGTAATTGCCAAACTCAGAAAAGCAGTAACAGAGAACTTCTGGTTGAACACCAATGACCCGGAGATGGATATCCCAGGCCTGGTGGAGTACACGAACCTGCGTCCACTCGACCAACATGTCGTGTATGTGCCGTTCTATGTGCCGGGCGAGCATCCCCTGTATGCTGAGTCTGATGAGGCTTTCCTGACTAAAGTGCGCAACTATCTCAAGAAGATCAATCCGTCGCTGACTGATGATGATTTTATTGACATGCGTGCCAGCCGTTATCGCTACGCACAGCCGATCTGCGATCCCGGATATCTGGAAAAATTGCCTCCAGTCGCCTTACCCGTGCAGGGACTGTGGGTGGCGGATACCTCTTACTACTACCCGGAAGATCGCGGCATTTCAGAAAGTATCGGATTTGGCCGACAAATGGCGAAGATGGCCACCCCGGAAAACAAGGAGTCTCCTCAGCCATGA
- a CDS encoding NAD-dependent epimerase/dehydratase family protein: MLQKKIILSGGAGLVGQNLVARLKAKGYSNIVVLDKHRTNLDVLKRVQPDITVEYADLAEPGQWQQHFVGADVVVMLQAQIGGNDYQEFVRNNIDSTRLQLETIKANNVPYMVQISSSVVESVADDFYTNTKKEQEKMVLECGIPCPILRPTLMFGWFDRKHLGWLSRFMKKVPVFPIPGDGRYMRQPLYVGDFANIIISCIENGIRDGVYNISGHEKIDYIDMIREIKRAIRAKTIILRIPYSLFYALLWVWGKFDKNPPFTTQQLAALTAKDEFEVIDWPGIFGVPYTPFSAAVEETFNDPRYSGVELEF; the protein is encoded by the coding sequence TTGTTGCAGAAAAAGATAATACTTTCTGGCGGGGCTGGTCTGGTCGGTCAAAATTTGGTGGCCCGACTCAAGGCAAAAGGCTATTCAAACATTGTTGTTCTCGACAAGCATCGTACTAATCTGGACGTGCTGAAACGAGTTCAACCCGACATCACTGTCGAGTATGCCGATCTTGCCGAACCCGGCCAGTGGCAGCAGCACTTCGTAGGGGCGGATGTCGTGGTGATGTTACAGGCTCAGATTGGCGGTAACGATTATCAGGAGTTCGTGCGAAACAATATTGATTCGACCCGCCTCCAACTGGAAACCATCAAAGCGAACAACGTACCCTACATGGTACAGATCAGCTCCTCGGTCGTGGAATCGGTCGCTGATGATTTCTATACCAACACCAAAAAGGAACAAGAGAAAATGGTGTTAGAATGTGGTATTCCCTGCCCCATTCTGCGCCCCACCTTGATGTTTGGCTGGTTTGATCGCAAACACCTGGGCTGGTTATCACGCTTTATGAAGAAGGTCCCCGTGTTTCCGATCCCTGGGGATGGTCGCTACATGCGACAGCCACTTTATGTCGGAGATTTTGCCAATATCATTATCAGCTGCATCGAGAATGGCATTCGCGATGGCGTGTATAACATCTCAGGCCATGAAAAAATCGACTATATCGACATGATTCGCGAGATTAAACGCGCAATTCGGGCCAAAACGATAATTTTACGCATTCCATATTCTCTTTTTTATGCCTTGCTGTGGGTATGGGGCAAGTTTGATAAAAACCCGCCTTTTACCACCCAACAACTGGCGGCTTTAACGGCGAAGGATGAGTTCGAGGTGATTGATTGGCCCGGTATTTTCGGTGTTCCTTACACCCCTTTCAGTGCGGCTGTGGAAGAAACCTTTAACGATCCGCGCTATAGCGGTGTAGAGCTGGAGTTTTAA
- a CDS encoding SDR family NAD(P)-dependent oxidoreductase has product MKLKKKIAIIGATSAIAEQCARQWAKENPSEIVLVSRNQEKAERIASDLKVRTPDAVITNLQVDFLDAGQIQELIHQIYQSGNVDVALIAHGSLPDQEACQNDLVLCREALDVNGISPVLFAEAFAMQMQKANSGTLAIIGSVAGDRGRKSNYTYGAAKGLVAGYVQGLQHRFANTNVKVVLIKPGPTDTPMTAHLKQSGAKLAPVDRVAAEVVRGIESGQRVIYTPKIWSVIMMVIRNLPHFVFKRLDI; this is encoded by the coding sequence ATGAAGCTTAAGAAAAAAATCGCCATCATTGGTGCTACTTCTGCGATTGCTGAACAATGCGCACGACAGTGGGCGAAAGAGAACCCATCAGAGATTGTTTTGGTCAGCAGGAATCAGGAAAAAGCCGAACGTATTGCTTCAGATCTCAAGGTGCGTACCCCGGATGCAGTAATTACCAACCTTCAGGTAGATTTTCTCGATGCGGGCCAAATTCAAGAGCTGATTCATCAAATCTATCAGTCAGGCAATGTTGATGTGGCACTTATTGCGCACGGCTCCCTGCCTGACCAGGAAGCATGTCAGAATGATCTCGTCCTGTGTCGGGAAGCTCTGGATGTCAATGGTATTTCGCCGGTGCTGTTTGCCGAGGCGTTTGCCATGCAGATGCAAAAGGCCAATAGTGGAACGCTCGCGATTATCGGTTCAGTTGCGGGTGACAGAGGCAGGAAATCTAACTATACCTACGGTGCCGCAAAAGGGTTGGTTGCAGGCTATGTACAAGGTTTACAACACCGCTTTGCAAATACGAATGTAAAGGTGGTTTTAATTAAACCAGGACCAACCGATACACCAATGACCGCACATCTCAAACAATCCGGTGCCAAACTCGCCCCCGTTGATCGCGTGGCAGCGGAGGTTGTACGCGGCATTGAAAGCGGGCAACGTGTTATATACACGCCAAAAATTTGGTCAGTAATCATGATGGTTATTCGCAATTTGCCACATTTCGTATTTAAAAGGTTGGATATTTAA
- a CDS encoding FAD-binding oxidoreductase, with protein MVTINSWGRLSREEHNVVALSDRGQIQASLTTPGLAHGMGRSYGDVCLNPQGEIWITTGLDHFIAFDESTGRLVCEAGVLLQDIQRLMIPRGWILPVTPGTQLVTVGGAIANDVHGKNHHVVGSFGDHIKSLTLIRTNGETIECGPDQHPEWFSATVGGVGLTGVIASAEIQLRPVAGPWVDTETIAFDNLEEFFRLSDTSEAQWEHTVSWIDCISKGGGRGLFMRGNPADTKDRKAPKAGKLTMPIVPPVSMVNRLTLRPFNMTYYHLKKWQAKRELAHYEPFFYPLDNVLHWNRMYGPKGFYQYQSVVPREVGQDAVQAMLKEIARSGDGSFLAVLKTFGNRQPLGMLSFPQPGVTLALDFPNHGDRTHKLFKRLDAIVREAKGRIYLAKDARMPKELFEAGYPRLAEFIQYRDPGISSGLSRRLMGS; from the coding sequence ATGGTAACGATAAACTCATGGGGCCGCCTGTCTCGTGAAGAACACAACGTGGTGGCATTGAGTGACCGTGGTCAGATACAGGCTTCTCTCACCACTCCCGGTCTGGCTCATGGCATGGGACGCAGCTATGGCGATGTATGCCTAAATCCGCAGGGTGAGATCTGGATAACAACCGGACTTGACCACTTTATCGCCTTTGATGAAAGCACAGGGCGTTTGGTATGCGAAGCTGGAGTCTTGCTCCAGGACATTCAGAGGCTGATGATTCCGCGTGGCTGGATTCTGCCCGTTACGCCAGGGACTCAGTTGGTGACCGTTGGCGGAGCCATCGCCAATGATGTACATGGTAAAAACCATCATGTTGTGGGTTCATTCGGGGATCACATTAAAAGTCTGACCCTGATCCGGACCAATGGCGAAACGATCGAATGTGGCCCAGACCAGCATCCTGAATGGTTTTCCGCCACGGTGGGTGGCGTTGGTCTCACTGGCGTGATCGCTTCAGCCGAAATACAGCTTCGTCCCGTTGCGGGTCCATGGGTCGATACCGAGACCATTGCCTTTGACAACCTCGAGGAGTTTTTCCGACTGTCGGACACGTCAGAAGCCCAGTGGGAGCATACCGTCTCGTGGATCGACTGTATCTCAAAAGGCGGCGGCCGCGGTTTATTCATGCGCGGGAATCCGGCTGATACAAAGGATCGTAAGGCACCGAAGGCTGGCAAACTCACGATGCCCATCGTGCCCCCGGTCTCAATGGTTAACCGCCTGACACTTCGTCCTTTCAATATGACCTACTACCACCTCAAAAAGTGGCAGGCAAAAAGGGAACTCGCTCATTACGAGCCCTTTTTCTATCCCCTCGATAATGTGCTGCACTGGAACCGGATGTACGGTCCCAAAGGTTTCTATCAGTACCAGAGTGTGGTACCACGCGAAGTGGGACAAGATGCAGTTCAGGCGATGTTGAAAGAGATAGCACGCTCTGGAGATGGCTCCTTCCTCGCAGTACTCAAAACTTTTGGTAACCGACAGCCCCTTGGTATGCTGAGTTTTCCACAGCCGGGGGTCACACTGGCGTTGGATTTCCCAAACCATGGAGACCGCACGCACAAACTGTTCAAGCGACTGGATGCCATCGTACGTGAAGCGAAAGGCCGTATCTATCTCGCCAAGGATGCGCGCATGCCGAAAGAATTGTTCGAAGCTGGCTATCCACGCCTGGCTGAATTTATCCAATACCGAGACCCGGGCATCAGCTCTGGCCTCTCACGCCGCCTAATGGGAAGTTGA